A stretch of the Theileria equi strain WA chromosome 1, complete sequence genome encodes the following:
- a CDS encoding hypothetical protein (encoded by transcript BEWA_033690A): protein MKFKIGNAMENVGEGIMQIMDNCVNIEILEEKSQMLNKQAAVFQHEAKALNNFYKRERIIVR, encoded by the exons ATGAAATTCAAAATTGGTAATGctatggaaaatgtggGTGAAGGGATCATGCAAATCATGGATAACTGTGTCAACATAGAAATCCTAGAAGAAAAGTCTCAAATGCTCAACAAACAGGCTGCAGTG TTTCAACATGAGGCAAAAGCTCTAAACAACTTTTACAAGCGAGAACGAATAATTGTTAGATAA
- a CDS encoding cytochrome C oxidase assembly protein cox11, putative (encoded by transcript BEWA_033700A) → MFGCTTRILRFTHNFTHYILKKRDTVPFTSRFTNFDQLLFISSKGPLVRYYSGKSQTDGKFFGDKDARTHGNRVKHGTILHIRNKFARDNTFSESKANDSVYYGLLSLPFFVIAVAFAIVPLYDYFCQQYGYFGYAKRVKTYSPPPEDLSIKKFEIDFVTYSHVGWEFTPAQKKVFVRPGETTLVFYTAKNLQKVPIIGIAAYRVLPDEAGLYFNKIQCFCFDEQMLNPGEEVDLPVLFFLDPKILEDHRLDGVEKITLSYIFFETDSEIPPEYKTLFERSGEESKNSLVSH, encoded by the exons ATGTTCGGATGTACAACTAGAATTTTAAGATTTACACATAATTTTACACATTATATCTTGAAAAAAAGAGATACTGTTCCGTTTACTTCACgttttacaaattttgacCAGTTATTGTTTATATCTTCAAAAGGGCCGCTTGTGCGCTACTACTCTGGGAAATCGCAGACCGATGGAAAGTTTTTTGGTGATAAGGACGCTAGAACACATGGAAATAGAGTTAAGCATGGTACAATTCTCCATATAAGGAACAAATTTGCACGAGACAACACATTTTCGGAATCAAAAGCCAATGATAGCGTATACTATGGTTTATTGTCCTTACCTTTCTTTGTTATTGCTGTGGCGTTTGCCATAGTACCGCTATACGACTACTTTTGCCAGCAGTATGGCTACTTTGGATATGCGAAAAGAGTAAAGACATACTCTCCTCCACCTGAAG ACTTAAGCATTAAAAAGTTCGAAATTGACTTTGTAACTTACTCGCATGTTGGCTGGGAATTTACACCTGCACAAAAAAAAGTTTTTGTAAGGCCAGGAGAAACTACATTAGTCTTTTATACGGCAAAGAACCTACAAAAAGTGCCAATTATTG GAATTGCTGCATATCGTGTTCTTCCGGACGAAGCTGGGCTTTATTTCAATAAAATTCAGTGTTTTTGCTTTGACGAGCAAATGTTGAATCCGGGTGAGGAAGTTGATTTGCCCGtactcttctttttggATCCAAAGATTTTGGAGGATCATCGATTAG ATGGTGTGGAAAAAATCACTTTATCGTACATATTTTTTGAGACTGATTCCGAAATCCCTCCGGAGTATAAAACGCTATTTGA GCGATCCGGAGAAGAATCAAAGAATTCACTAGTATCGCATTGA
- a CDS encoding Helicase associated domain HA2 containing protein (encoded by transcript BEWA_033710A), whose translation MDSLISKYRNEIVNAVETHNTVLISGYPDSYMSTYVPYYLYKSRFTRRGICKANPAQICVVCTRKVEAISNSDSCSTLLNSKTRVTNILGFDSEHDKTADIVYTTDEVLLRKILVDPLLSDFGVIMIANVQDRLLNVDLAIGLLKRILSIRSRLRVVLFLQSASVKHMLKYFKRVKTETSKEITLGDVYHVNMISNHPSYQIHYLSHPASNYLDAIISTVWDICKNEKLGNILIFVPSLSDLELITAELQDFTKRPALVSKSPINIIPMHNGEFLPFIAYDSDVSIQKLSVDVNKRNIYICTNVLDFKFNMGDVSYLIDTCLSKRITFDYTNLCSKTSIMNSTREEIKRRSSLIKGMNGKCFRLLTEKAFSNDEVISDAVTPEISTRDLTMMVLLIKSLGVGRLSDFEFITKPSVDALEYALTILYLLKAIYSDGELIYPAGNVMVELSCSPYLASFVYQSVERGCSEEALIIYAMLQAKEYIWKNVHNKSQFHTEKLDAARLSFAASEGDLISYFNLFQLSLYYKDEDETWLSRHMIDKKGIRIAQKALSTARSVFDRYQLQTASCGENVDLVVKTIFSAFFLNVACKEQFVKNIWNSRQVVRRTEVKSNLVDEDGNPIIPDEPQPYVLIRDMNKSMYTQLYIDPSSFVTNDQPDWIVFNEVYEVEGKVFMQDVTSIKPEYLQELVPHYFGDSDVKPYL comes from the exons atggATAGTTTAATATCAAAGTATCGCAATGAAATCGTAAATGCTGTGGAAACGCACAATACAGTGCTGATTTCTGGTTATCCAGATTCTTATATGTCTACATATGTCCCATACTACCTATACAAGTCCAGATTTACTAGAAGAGGGATATGCAAGGCTAATCCAGCACAGATTTGTGTAGTTTGCACGAGAAAGGTGGAGGCAATCTCGAATAGTGACTCATGCTCTACCCTTTTGAACTCAAAAACGAGAG TCACGAATATACTTGGATTTGACTCTGAGCATGACAAAACTGCCGATATAGTGTATACTACCGACGAAGTTCTACTGAGGAAGATTCTCGTAGATCCTCTCTTGTCTGATTTTGGGGTTATTATGATCGCAAATGTGCAGGATAGACTTCTTAATGTGGATTTAGCCATCGGATTGTTGAAGAGAATTTTGAGTATACGGTCTCGTTTGAGGGTAGTATTATTCCTCCAGTCAGCTAGTGTAAAGCATATGCTAAAGTATTTCAAGAGGGTCAAAACAGAGACATCGAAAGAGATAACTTTGGGTGATGTATATCATGTTAATATGATTAGCAATCATCCTTCCTATCAAATTCATTACCTTTCGCATCCTGCTTCAAACTATTTGGATGCCATTATTTCAACAG TATGGGACATCTGtaagaatgaaaaattggGAAATATATTGATTTTCGTTCCATCACTCTCAGATTTGGAATTGATAACTGCAGAATTACAGGATTTTACAAAGAGGCCAGCTTTGGTTTCTAAATCACCTATAAATATTATACCAATGCACAATGGTGAGTTTTTACCTTTCATTGCATATGATTCAGATGTTTCAATTCAAAAACTATCGGTTGATGTAAATAAAAGAAATATATACATTTGTACGAATGTTTTAGACTTCAAATTTAATATGGGTGATGTTTCATATCTTATAGACACATGTCTGTCAAAGAGAATTACATTTGACTATACAAACTTGTGTTCAAAGACGTCTATAATGAACTCCACTAGAGAGGAGATAAAGAGGAGGAGTAGTTTGATCAAGGGTATGAACGGAAAGTGTTTTAGATTATTGACTGAAAAGGCTTTTAGCAATGATGAGGTAATTTCTGATGCAGTAACACCAGAAATAAGCACAAGAGATTTGACTATGATGGTACTATTGATAAAATCTCTTGGAGTTGGTCGTTTATCTGACTTTGAGTTTATTACAAAGCCTTCTGTGGACGCATTAGAATATGCACTAACTATTTTGTATCTCTTAAAGGCTATTTATTCCGACGGCGAACTAATATATCCTGCTGGCAATGTTATGGTAGAACTATCTTGCAGCCCATATTTGGCATCATTTGTTTATCAGAGCGTAGAGAGGGGATGTTCAGAGGAGGCACTGATAATATACGCAATGCTACAAGctaaagaatatatatGGAAAAATGTCCATAATAAATCGCAGTTCCATACGGAAAAGTTGGATGCTGCAAGATTAAGCTTTGCGGCGAGTGAGGGAGATCTTATATCTTACTTTAACTTATTCCAGCTTTCTCTATACTataaggatgaagatgaaacATGGTTATCTAG GCATATGATTGACAAAAAAGGTATTAGAATTGCTCAAAAGGCACTTTCAACTGCAAGATCAGTGTTTGACCGATATCAGTTACAGACG GCTAGTTGCGGAGAAAATGTCGATCTCGTTGTAAAGACCATATTTTCGGCGTTTTTCCTAAATGTTGCGTGCAAGGAACAATTTGTTAAAAACATTTGGAATTCTAGACAAGTTGTGCGCCGGACTGAGGTAAAATCGAATCTGGttgatgaggatggaaaTCCAATTATTCCAGATGAACCTCAGCCTTACGTTCTTATTAGAGA CATGAATAAGAGCATGTACACACAACTCTACATTGATCCCTCTTCCTTTGTGACAAATGATCAGCCAGACTGGATAGTATTTAACGAGGTTT ATGAAGTAGAGGGAAAGGTATTTATGCAGGATGTTACGAGTATAAAACCAGA GTACCTCCAAGAGCTTGTTCCGCATTACTTTGGAGATTCAGACGTTAAACCGTACCTTTGA
- a CDS encoding prefoldin alpha subunit, putative (encoded by transcript BEWA_033720A), translating to MTASNENDVQITADLSTSRISNLTIQELNMLILKLEEETSQLQGLSSALTIALERFQESKRALVELDKRNENIQVPLTSLVYVPGKLNNPDKVLVSIGTGYYVEMAIKHANEYYERRIRTIDEQMCKLQGMISGKSKQINLYYSHLDQKLAMMRSAQTAGSS from the exons ATGACGGCTTCGAATGAGAATGACGTCCAGATTACCGCGGATTTGTCTACTTCTAGAATAAGTAACTTGACCATTCAGGAGCTCAATATGCTCATTTTGAAGTTAGAGGAG GAGACATCCCAGCTGCAAGGTTTATCAAGTGCATTGACTATTGCTTTGGAGAGATTCCAGGAGTCAAAGAGAGCACTGGTTGAATTGGACAAGAGAAATGAGAACATACAGGTGCCTCTAACGTCTTTGGTTTACGTTCCAG GCAAATTGAACAATCCTGACAAGGTGCTTGTGTCTATTGGAACGGGCTACTATGTAGAAATGGCGATAAAACACGCAAATGAGTACTATGAAAG GCGTATTAGAACTATCGATGagcaaatgtgtaaattACAGGGTATGATTTCGGGGAAAAGCAAGCAAATAAATCTTTACTATTCGCATCTCGACCAGAAATTGGCTATGATGAGATCTGCTCAGACCGCCGGTTCATCTTAA
- a CDS encoding hypothetical protein (encoded by transcript BEWA_033680A), with translation MATHVLKNGQRASSIAKFYLNKRVDVVLRVKALAKRLRICSKLHNEVNYGYGKNIELSRKKLENDPVDYIKVSSIILEELIVKSSFLSSSDCIVIFGLLSRIKSPLLRIGSGVINQEENTPGDSITTTSSKESDEEISKVIWKTQIVFLKLIMGFEKKQSLTNKERYYFICSLSRECSIINCDTWFQLFKNVREVLITKGSDSVFRYKPYEIANLILVYAQISRWAKKRQNNSGKHDSKSKPDESSELQEVNSDISKHMLKANENDDPFNLNFISLGISKLLPNLGEIKNDKIIKLLYLLTSKGMYNSVFFQSAYIHLASSGTLENMKVSDLMTIFKIYSRVCISKLLGSTEMFHYTFSIPYLDTLSSENIKMLNLSIPEIPDLKNTFLKNSKSLISTGNTEELDIALEITESLCLITLNILIEHILKISKKEIRSVMKDFSLDGITELYDEGWKWIDIIKISKRYSDLGDTNSAAESDYTDHQLESLIRNMSHLAFLTKALSQSLALCSYKYGRCLKRIRFFHEKLRTLLIIMTKGSKDISENRPTLEDAIIKLIDTT, from the exons ATGGCCACACATGTGTTAAAAAATGGCCAAAGAGCATCTAGTATAGCAAAGTTCTACCTCAATAAAAGGGTGGATGTTGTACTGAGGGTAAAAGCACTAGCGAAAAGACTTCGTATATGTTCTAAACTACATAATGAGGTTAATTATGGATATGGTAAGAACATAGAATTGAGTCGCAAAaag TTGGAAAATGATCCTGTCGATTACATCAAGGTTTCATCGATTATTCTGGAAGAGCTAATTGTAAAAAGCAGTTTTTTATCTAGCTCAGACTGTATCGTTATTTTTGGTTTACTATCCAGAATAAAATCTCCTCTACTCCGCATCGGATCAGGGGTAATTAATCAAGAAGAAAACACTCCCGGAGACAGTATAACTACTACTTCTTCTAAAGAGTcagatgaagaaatatcaaaagtTATATGGAAAACCCaaattgtatttttaaagttgATTATGGGTTTTGAGAAGAAACAATCATTAACAAATAAAGAAAGATACTACTTCATATGCTCATTATCCAGGGAATGCTCGATTATAAACTGTGACACATGGTTCCAactctttaaaaatgtgaGAGAAGTCTTAATAACAAAGGGATCAGATTCTGTGTTCAGGTATAAACCTTATGAAATAGCTAATCTTATTCTAGTCTATGCACAAATTTCTAGATGGGCTaaaaagag ACAAAATAATTCTGGTAAACACGACTCTAAATCAAAGCCAGACGAATCGTCCGAGTTACAAGAGGTCAATTCCGATATATCCAAACATATGCTTAAAGcaaatgaaaatgatgatcCATTTAATCTAAATTTTATTAGTTTAGGAATCTCAAAGTTACTTCCAAATTTAGgagaaataaaaaatgacaaaattataaaacTTTTGTATTTATTGACATCTAAAGGAATGTACAATAGCGTTTTTTTCCAGAGTGCATACATACACTTAGCCTCTAGTGGAACTCTAGAAAATATGAAAGTTTCAGATCTGATGACGATTTTCAAGATCTACAGCAGAGTTTGTATATCCAAACTATTAGGATCAACCGAGATGTTTCACTATACCTTTTCGATACCATATCTGGATACATTATCTAGTGAGAATATTAAAATGCTTAATTTGTCCATTCCAGAAATTCCCGATCTAAAGAATACCTTTTTgaagaactccaaaagtTTAATATCTACGGGAAACACAGAAGAGCTCGATATAGCATTGGAAATTACGGAATCATTATGTCTCATCACCCTAAATATATTAATTGAGCATATACTAAAAATCTCAAAGAAAGAGATACGTAGCGTAATGAAAGATTTTTCTCTAGATGGAATTACAGAGCTATATGATGAAGGTTGGAAATGGATTgatattataaaaatatctaaaaGATATTCGGATTTAGGAGATACAAATTCTGCCGCAGAATCCGATTATACAGATCATCAACTAGAATCTCTCATACGAAACATGTCTCATTTGGCCTTCTTGACCAAGGCCCTCTCACAAAGTTTAGCCCTGTGCTCTTATAAATACGGTCGTTGCCTCAAAAGAATTCGTTTTTTCCATGAAAAACTAAGAACATTGTTGATTATAATGACAAAAGGTTCAAAAGATATCAGTGAGAACCGGCCCACTCTAGAAGATGCAATTATAAAACTTATAGACACTACTTAA